The segment tacTCAGTCCtatcatattttttcttatcatATATCAATAAATGGGTTAATATCATGCATCATTAAGGGGGTTAAcgatttatatttttacattaaaatttttgtaatattttgaacTATTTAAATAGAgataataagaaataaatgagGGGGGTATTATGGTCCATGGGAGATAATCAAAGGAAGTTGGCAAGTGGAGTGGGGGATGATGTGATATTATGTCATGATAGTGAAAGTACAGAAGTACCCTTTATGAAAATAGTTGATTTGTTGTGGTGTGGGGAGCAAGCCGCGTTTGGTTACCAAGTTGCCTCCTCGCGATGCGATGCGATGCGACGCGATGGCTTTCCTATGTAAACGTTCCGTACGGAACTCTAAAAGGAGAAACAAAAGCGTTATCCATATTCAAATTTGTGCTTATCGATTTTTGTAGCTTAATTCAATCAAATGGACTAAATTTGAAACCTTCCCTCGTTCCCATGTATATATGTTCATACGATCATGTCGGTCGAGCGATGTGAGACCCAACGAGAGTAACCCATAGTTCAAACGAAAGTAAGCCtaagagaaaaaattgatCCTAAATATATGTGTTTTTTGGTTCAACATTAGATTAATTAGAAGATTCGAACCtctaacatttttattaataatatatattttacgtTAGTTGCCCTATAAAAATATGAGTGATACGCAAAGTCTACTCCAGATTCCCTTTTAGATGGTATTGTTTGTATTCCTCATTTAATCTTATCTTTCACACCATAAAAGGAATATTATGACgtagaaattaaaatcttgTTTGGAAAGAGCATATTGCACTggaccaaagaaaaaaatgttttttaaaaacttcttatccaatattttatcaaattagtTACAGTAGATTAGACACTTGTTATATTGTTTAAGGTTGAATATTGGTGTTACATCCGAATAAACGAAGTACATgaataaatcaaaacaatgTTTAAATGAGAGTGATCTTGAGGATAGAATGATTacgaaaaacttaaaaagtgagagttactatctataattttcaaaattaagtgtattttacttgaaataattttatgtttgatgaCCTTATGTGATTCTATTATGATTCATGTGAGTGATTATAAAATATGTTGTATGACTCATGTCGGTTTGTTGGGGAGCAAGTGACGTGATCATGTCGCAGAGGATACaaaaaatattggataaattctaatttgaatcttaagCATGAGTCGTTACAATTTGATTATTTACATCAAtcgttttaaaatatacttttgtATGTACCTACATGAAAGGTAACTAAGTATTGGACGTAAAAAGTGAGATATGTGagtattaaataatgaatggtataaataaaataaattgtgatggaattaaatttgatataattggAATGGAGAaacatagaaaataaaattgttgggGGAAGGGTGGGTAGAAAGGTaattgaagaaggaagaaaatggttgAATTGAAGTAGCGTGGGGGGTGAGGGGTAGTTGAGGGAATAAAGGTGGGAGTGGGGCCTACATGTGTCCCAAAGAGAGGGGCAGCCACGTCTGATGGGATGGATTTCAGGGACAAAAACGGTAACTTCAAACCTCTCCATCTCAAGATTTTGCAATATCTCATTTGTGCCCCCCCGGCCCCAATCTTCTCGGCATTTTGCAATATCAANATTacttttatactatttttatataattttcatttattcgtTTTAGTTTTATTGTTCTCGGTTTATATAATCAATGAAATCTATGGATATTAAATTGAtgagtaataaaaaaaatcattgatttagaaataaagagatagtgacattttcttttgaatgaatgaaaataacagTGAGACGGTAACTTTGAAtgatatatacacatatatacacTGAAccataagaaaattatttttataatttcaacgtcgttaaaattttaacacgCTTTCTCACATGAATCTCGCTTGTTGGTTACATAATTAATCACACAATTTGACaccttaaaaatatatgtaatcATTCACTAACCACCAAAGTTCGTAGTTCGTAATAAGGtttattaaatcttaataagTTTGTCAAGATTTGTTGGGAGTTCCTAGCCCATCTACAtggatttaaaaatatttaatagatgtgtataaattaaaatttagtgtttaattaaatattggttaattttgtatttaaaaaatattgaagggTTTGGGGGCAAttgtggaaaagaaaaaaacaagaaagggaaaagaggAGTAACGTGGGACGGTTGAGATTTAGTTAAAGGGGGAGCCTCAAACATTGACAATTGAAGAAACAACTCTGTCTCCATTCCGTAGGGAGAAGGGAANttttttttttttttttttttttttttttttttttttttttttttttttttttctcttctttttttctttttccacaaaAATAAGCcccttttttaataaagaaaaaattgtaatataaaAGGACAGATTctccaaacaaaaagaaaataataataataataataaatccttTATTTCTCCCTCAACCCACCACTTGTGCAATAGCATATCAAAAgctttgaaataaataaataaataaaaaggaaaaaaagaaaaaaaagttttgtttcGTAAGCCAAATTGCGGCtgaattttgatttctctctctcgctctgtctctctttcataattatttatttgaaattaaaataattttgagagGTCAAAGGAGTTTGCGTGTGGGTGTTGAAGAGGCTTTGAAACGTCAAAGGATGCAATTATTgtgttttttctatttttttatttatttatttagtatttttgcCTCTCTGTTTTTCCCCCTTTATTaaagtataataataattattaNTTCAACTAATCGAGTTGGGTTTCTTTGTGAAAGGTTTTTGATGACccgtttttttgttttgtttaattttttatattgtatATTGATTGGGAAATTTGCATTTAGCCTTAGATTTATGTATATGAATGAAGAGGTGGTTTTGttgtttaaaatatgaatataatttcaatCTTTGTCCCATCAAGGCCAAATAACccataaactaattaatttatatcaatCATTTTCGCATGATGgtgttttaataatataactttgttattgaaataaagaagaggaaaaaagggggaaaagtGGTGAGTGGGTTGGctgtttattaattaatttgtgtaTAAAATATGCACCAAATGATTATATCATAAACTATAGAACTTAGCTTCTTaattctttgaactttccaaatatttgtattaaatcAAAGACGTGACCGACTTAATCTTATCTTTTTGTGggataatcattttattaattatcataattttgGATCAAACAATACATGCATTTTTcctaaaatggaaaatctaTGTATTCCTGcgtgaattttatttatttatttatttttgttttgctgagtaaaataatcaataatttttattaaactctaattaatttattatcaacaaatataacaaattttattaaatccTTAGACGACAATATTCATCGTCCCTTTTTAACTACTTCATAAATATATGTTGTTTAGAGAATTTTATAATGAACAGTTGGTTAATGTTGTCctttttaatgttgttttgaggatattaatttgttaatgaattttaaaatttgcaaCCTGGATGGAGAGAATTTGTAGAACATGTTAAAGGTGGGGAGTGGATGTTGGAAGCCCATGTGAATGGAAGCAGCTAAAATAGGCCTAATTTGAAACCCGGCATCTATATAGtaaaccaaaattaatatcCAAAGTTGTTAAGTTCTATTAATACGTCTCAACACCCTACCTAACTCTTCTAATTCAatattcaatttcattcattatttcccgttttcatattcttctttttctcttcctcaATACTGAAAACAttctcattttattattattcatgcACTATATACTTAATTAAGCAACTAAATTATATCTCAAGTAACGTTTTCATTAACTCCTAATATAAATGAGAGGTTAGCAGTTaatggaaaattaaattaaaactcaTTGGGTAACCACCTAATTAAGTTCTCTTGCTTTCTTTACACACTGAAATgcaaaaaatagagaaattccTTCATTTGTAACCCCATCAAACAAATTGCAAAAAATAAACGATGTCAAACTAACTAAGCTAGATACGTGGGTCCTCCACAAATTATGTTTTCTCTCTTGTAATTGCAAAAAATAAACGGGCTACAACTATGTCAAACCAACTGAGTTATATATGATTATCATACATACCAGAGCAGCCCAGTGCATTTCAACTaagatagatatatatatgccAAGTCACGTATAAGGTGGGCAATACATGGTCGATGAGGGctcaccttttcttttcattacaATAATCTCGTAatcagaaaattaaaaataagatccATATGGCAGTGTTATGGAATAATTTGTGGgagtggaaaaaaaaaggaagtttGTAAGAGAGAGTAAGAAAGAAGCacataagggttgggttggttgcATGAGTTTGTGGTAACTTACCTACCAATTCTCCACCTGcattcaaaactctctctctctctctctctctctctctttcacttTCACTTCTATATAAACCAAATATCTCCACTGCTTCTTCtcaatatcatcatcatcttcttcttctttcaaccTGAAAACGAGAGAGCTACACAGAGGATACAGAAAGGGAGAGGGTTGTAAGGCTTCCTTGCCCGGAATATCCTTTCATTCATACAACAACAGCAGCAATAACATCAAGCTTGTAAGCTGTTTGTTTGGAGggacaaagaaaaaatggcCATTTTTCACAGCCCCCATATCTTAGCTTTAACATTTGGCATTCTCGGTAATCATTAACCATTCTCATATTTCTCTAAATACCACACTAATTCTAATcaatacattaattaattaattaattagtgggTGTTGTGACATAACTTCAGAAATTTTGCGTGGCAGGTAACATCCTTTCCATCTTTGTGTACTTAGCTCCTTTGCCGACGTTTTACAGAATATGCCAAAAGAAGTCGACGGAGGGCTTCCATGCACTGCCATACCTAGTGGCTCTCTTCAGCTCCGCCCTTTGGCTTTACTATGCCATCCTCAAAACCAACACTTTTCTTCTCATCACCATCAACTCCTTTGGCTGCGTCCTCGAGTTTCTCTACTTGATCGTTTTCATTGCATTCGCCGCCAATCCAGTCAGGGTCAgtactcttcttcttcttaacaTCTCTCACTATTTAATgcttcattcttttccttcaGATGTTGACCATCAGAATCTTTGCTGTCATCAACTTGGGGCTGCTTGGATTCATCCTCCTTGCCATCCACTTCATTCCCAAACGTTCAAATGCTGTCAAAGTAATGGGGTGGATTTGTGTTGCTGTTTCCATCTCTGTTTTTGCAGCCCCTTTAAGCGTTTTGGTGCGCATTTATTACATCttcattccatttttattcCATATATGATTGCACTTAAGACAGGAATTACTTGTGTTTGGTTGCAGAGACAAGTAATTAAAACCAAGAGCGTCGAGTTTTTGCCATTTTCACTGTCCTTCTTCCTCACATTGAGCGCCGTAATGTGGTTTGCTTATGGTGTTTTCTTGAAAGACATGTGCATAGCTGTAAGTAATAATTCCAAACCATAATCGTATAATTAGTTTAGGGAATGGGTGTGCATTAATGAGAAATGTGGGACAGATTCCAAATGTGGTGGGCTTCATATTGGGGCTGCTTCAGATGCTGCTCTACGCAGTTTACAGAAAGCGGAAAATAATGGAAGAGAAGCTGCCAGAACAAGTAAAAAGCATAGCAGTTGTCGCAGTGAGTGAAGCCCAACAGAAATGACGCTGAATTAAAGGATGTTATATAGATATCGAGAAGATCATGATTATGTTATGTTCTTCATACTTTCTGCAGCCaatgttttagttttattgTGGTATAGagttttattaaacaaaaccTGCTGCTCTCTGCTTTATACTGCAGAGTTCATCAAAATTGGCCGATTCAAACAGTTTTGTACTGCAGAGTTCATCATAC is part of the Cucurbita pepo subsp. pepo cultivar mu-cu-16 chromosome LG12, ASM280686v2, whole genome shotgun sequence genome and harbors:
- the LOC111807040 gene encoding bidirectional sugar transporter SWEET15-like translates to MAIFHSPHILALTFGILGNILSIFVYLAPLPTFYRICQKKSTEGFHALPYLVALFSSALWLYYAILKTNTFLLITINSFGCVLEFLYLIVFIAFAANPVRMLTIRIFAVINLGLLGFILLAIHFIPKRSNAVKVMGWICVAVSISVFAAPLSVLRQVIKTKSVEFLPFSLSFFLTLSAVMWFAYGVFLKDMCIAIPNVVGFILGLLQMLLYAVYRKRKIMEEKLPEQVKSIAVVAVSEAQQK